Sequence from the Fulvivirga ligni genome:
GGAGTAGAAATTATAGACAAAGTGCCCAACTAGATCAGGACAAGATTCTCTCAATAATTCCAGTGAGGTAACACCTATTAAAGGATGCTCCAGGTCCGGCATTCCAAACATTTTGAAAAGCTCAGGAACGGAATTGATAATCTGCGGAGAGTCAATAGTTTTCTTCATAGTCAAGTATCAATTACATCATTAACGGGAATGGGATCTTAAGGATTTAAAAAGAAGGGTTTAAAATCATTTTACCGCTTTTAAACCCTTCCGTTTATTAGAAATTAGCGGTCTATCTGCTCCATTATTTCCTTGTTATATCTGTCGCCAGTTTCGGTTTCTATAGGAATAATGCTTTCCAGTCTGTCCATTTCAGCTTTTGATAACTCAATGGTAGCGGCTTCAATATTCTGCTCTACATATTTCACTCGCTTGGTGCCAGGAATAGGCACATAACCTTGCGTTGTTACCCATGAAATAGCCAATTGAGAAGCTGTTACCCCTTTTTCTTCCGCCATTTTCTTAATTTCTTCTACCAGTTCAAGATTTTTGTAGAACTGATCCCCTTGAAATTTTGGAATGTATCTTCTAAAATCATCCTCAGCGAAGTCATCAGGACTTTGTATGTTTCCTGAAATAAAACCTCTGCCAAGCGGTGAATAAGGCACAAAACCAATGCCCAGAGATTTTACTGTATCTAAAATTCCATCTGCTTCCACATTGCGCTCAAATAGTGAATACTCCGTCTGCAAAGCAGATAGCGGATGAACAGCATGAGCCTTTTTTATGGTATTTGCCGATACTTCAGACAAACCAATGTATTTCACCTTACCCTCTTTCACCAGTTCGGCCATAGCACCAACCGTTTCTTCAATGGGCGTATTGGGATCCAGGCGGTGTAGATAATATAAGTCAATATAATCCGTCTTCAGGTTTTTAAGCGATCGCTCAGCTGCTGTTTTTACATATTCAGGCCTTCCGTTAATTTGTCCGGTAAGCTCATCTTTTTCATTCAGCTCATACCCAAATTTGGTGGCGATGATATACTCATCTCTATTGCCTTCTATAGCCTTGGCTACCAGCTTTTCATTTTCGGTAGAGCCGTAGAGGTCTGCCGTATCCAGAAAGTTGCCACCCAGCTCAAGAGAGCGATGAATTGTAGCTATCGATTCTTTCTCATCGGCCTTTCCATAAGTATCGAAACCCATAATCTGAGTCATTCCCATACAACCGAGGCCTATTTGCGGCACCACCAGGCCTTGTGAGCCTAGCTTTATCTTTTTTAATTGATCCATATTCAAGTCTTTTTTAGTGATTATTACAATGCAAATATCGCTAGTGGCGGTGCTGACCGAGTGTCCATATCTCGGTTAAGTGTGTCCAAACACAGAATCATTTTCATACTTGTCAGGATATGCTAATACAAAATTTATAAAAATAAATAAGCCCTCTTTTGTAAAGGTTCTATCACTCACTTATAACCTTTCAGCTACTATCTTTTTGTTATTGAACTTTGATAATATTGTTTGTTGTATGGTATTTAAAGGGGCATTTTTTGCCTGTAAATAAATATCATCGAGTATCGCTCTCTATTGCTGACTTTAGATTAATTTGTGGCTGTTTTTGCCATGCAGAATAGTTCCATGTTTGTGTCGGAATAGAAAAAAAATGAAACTCTCTTAGGGGTGCTTTTCATTTTTACTGTCTATTACTTGTAAATGGTATCAGAGCTAAATACCAGAGCGTGCCAGGGTATTGATGTGACTATAGGATAAGATTATTGAAAGAATTTTCTGAAGAACGACTTGTACAAATGCTAAGTAGAGGGAATGAAAAAGCCCTCGAAAGTATTTTTCATACCTATTATCGTCCTCTTACCCTGTTTGCCACCAAGTATGTAAAAGATGTAGAGGAGGCGCGCGAAATCACCCAGGATTTTTTTGTGAGACTTTGGACCAAACAACCCACTTTAAACTCCAGCTCTTTGAAGACCTACCTTTACCGAGGTGTTCGAAATGCCTGCCTTAATTACATCGAAACCAATAAAGTAGCCGCCAAACACTTGCAAGATTATAAGGAGCCGGAGTTTACGCAGGATAATATTTTAAGGAAAATAATGCTTGCAGAGCAGGAGGCTGAGCTGATGAGGGCCATCGATAACCTGCCCCACAGATGCAGAGAGATTTTTCTCATGAGCAGAATGAAAGAGCTCTCCTATAAGTCAATTGCAGAAGAATTGAATATTTCCACTAAAACTGTCGAGACTCAGATAAGCCTGGCATTGAAGAAGTTACGCGAACTGATCATAAGCTTTTCAGGGGTGTTGATATTTTTTTTGGACTCCTTTTAGGGGTGCTCTGAAGTTTCTCTGTCTTAAGGGTGAATGATCCTTATGTTAGTTTTAATGGAAAATATATGAGCAAATTCTACCCAAGTATTTATAAGATACTATTAATATCATGTTTCGCCTTTTTATTCCTGACACCTGAAAAGATTTACGCCCAGGAACCTACTTTTTTTGAAGGTTTTGATAACACCGAGATGGGTGATCTTCCTGAGGGCTGGAGCTTTTACCAAAAAGGAGGTCAGATTCCAACC
This genomic interval carries:
- a CDS encoding aldo/keto reductase; this translates as MDQLKKIKLGSQGLVVPQIGLGCMGMTQIMGFDTYGKADEKESIATIHRSLELGGNFLDTADLYGSTENEKLVAKAIEGNRDEYIIATKFGYELNEKDELTGQINGRPEYVKTAAERSLKNLKTDYIDLYYLHRLDPNTPIEETVGAMAELVKEGKVKYIGLSEVSANTIKKAHAVHPLSALQTEYSLFERNVEADGILDTVKSLGIGFVPYSPLGRGFISGNIQSPDDFAEDDFRRYIPKFQGDQFYKNLELVEEIKKMAEEKGVTASQLAISWVTTQGYVPIPGTKRVKYVEQNIEAATIELSKAEMDRLESIIPIETETGDRYNKEIMEQIDR
- a CDS encoding RNA polymerase sigma-70 factor, coding for MKEFSEERLVQMLSRGNEKALESIFHTYYRPLTLFATKYVKDVEEAREITQDFFVRLWTKQPTLNSSSLKTYLYRGVRNACLNYIETNKVAAKHLQDYKEPEFTQDNILRKIMLAEQEAELMRAIDNLPHRCREIFLMSRMKELSYKSIAEELNISTKTVETQISLALKKLRELIISFSGVLIFFLDSF